A section of the Phoenix dactylifera cultivar Barhee BC4 unplaced genomic scaffold, palm_55x_up_171113_PBpolish2nd_filt_p 000357F, whole genome shotgun sequence genome encodes:
- the LOC120105752 gene encoding BRI1 kinase inhibitor 1-like, which yields MDGQKPQREEKEANLESNDDNGIIPLPLPPSCTSSPSHEFSFTISLHPSFMPSPKLIKCNEATPSIAVDMAPADDVFFHDHLLPFHFPSHPPISPRASDICIENLSLPLENLRSDGSLKYHNLYNHNNPDTSETRERTKFESFSSFFGLGKWRKASDIGEKEENKKMKKKGFDMSRFLKKYARMVKPFSFFKRESSKRDLHHKPYSFSGRPNPKEKVGWRRRRGEFSAPDSMRTSPTNSGLLSATSMPFNSSDESTMEELQSAIQAAIAHCKNSTATEEKCKS from the coding sequence ATGGACGGGCAGAAGCctcaaagagaagagaaagaagccAATCTGGAATCAAATGATGACAACGGGATCATCCCACTGCCTTTACCTCCATCCTGCACCTCTTCCCCTTCCCATGAATTCTCCTTCACAATATCTCTCCACCCTTCTTTCATGCCATcaccaaaactcatcaaatgcaACGAGGCCACACCATCCATCGCAGTCGACATGGCCCCGGCAGATGACGTCTTCTTCCATGACCACCTCCTTCCCTTCCATTTCCCCTCCCACCCCCCCATCTCACCCCGGGCTTCTGACATCTGCATAGAAAACCTTAGCCTTCCTCTTGAGAACCTCCGCAGCGATGGAAGCCTAAAATACCACAACCTCTATAACCACAACAATCCCGACACCAGCGAGACCAGGGAAAGAACGAAATTCGAgtccttctcttcctttttcggTCTTGGAAAGTGGAGGAAGGCGAGTGAtataggagaaaaagaagagaacaagaagatgaagaagaaaggattcgaCATGAGCCGTTTCCTGAAGAAGTATGCGAGAATggtgaaacctttttcattcttcaagagGGAGAGTAGCAAGCGTGACCTTCATCATAAACCTTATTCCTTCTCAGGCCGTCCAAACCCAAAGGAGAAGGTtggatggagaagaagaagaggtgaATTCTCTGCACCAGACTCCATGAGAACATCTCCCACGAACAGCGGCCTCCTCTCAGCTACCTCGATGCCCTTCAATTCTTCGGATGAGAGCACGATGGAAGAGCTCCAGAGTGCAATCCAGGCAGCCATAGCGCACTGTAAGAATTCTACTGCAACGGAGGAGAAATGTAAGTCatga